One part of the Aurantibacillus circumpalustris genome encodes these proteins:
- a CDS encoding reprolysin-like metallopeptidase produces MKKFQAVLVAFVLLNTISLFSQNNNSTFWLPVIESSIRLTGARQIVPQKYTTNFLNGMELKDKLFSAPQEKHVRAENSECIIFLPLPNGSVQRFRVSESPVMAEELAAAFPNMKTFSVKGMDDVHATGKIDWNEFGFHARILSVNGDFYIDPYCIGNINDYISYYTFDFEKDPSQKISEVMPQDDGGSLDLLNGQKKLGVPFNPSSKTAAAACVGAQLRTYRLVIACTGEYAKAATGLQAPTVAQTLAKIITSVNRVNLVYEKEVSVRLVLVATETMVVFTDPATDPFNGNNNSNTLIGESQTIITNTIGSANFDIGHTFSTGGGGLAYPGVVCINSNKARGITGSGSPVGDPYDIDYVAHEIGHQFDGSHTFNAITGSCSGNRNASTSMEPGSGVTIMGYAGICSANNLATHSIANFHAVSYDEIVNFTNSGSGNSCPVIAATGNNPPVVTVAGNYTIPKGTPFVLTGSATDIDGDKLYYSWEEMDNGTGAGGNWNSGLKPYFRSYVPDSIAISATSYSRYFPKKSVVLSGNYTGTIGEYLPQTAQILKFRLTARDNKTGGGGVCSDIMNLTIDDAGPFTVTYPSIAGIIWAMGSQEMVVWDVNSTDQAPVSCDSVRVLISYDGGNTYSTLQYSTLNNGILNLTVPTLSATINTCRIKVEAAANIFYDISNNNFTISNGTPVNTVGIKQVSQVNSMGLNVWPNPFTNKLNFTVANLNAKNATQVKVIDVLGKIIQEYSYTNKSELKESIDLSGLNNGVYFIKVLNNNNQSVHRIVKD; encoded by the coding sequence ATGAAAAAATTTCAGGCCGTTTTAGTCGCTTTTGTATTGCTCAATACCATAAGCTTATTCTCCCAAAATAATAATAGCACTTTTTGGTTACCGGTAATCGAATCATCTATTCGGTTAACAGGCGCTCGACAAATAGTGCCGCAAAAATATACCACCAATTTTTTGAATGGTATGGAATTAAAGGATAAACTTTTTTCCGCACCTCAGGAAAAACATGTACGTGCAGAAAACAGTGAGTGTATTATATTTCTACCTCTGCCAAATGGCTCTGTACAAAGATTCAGAGTGTCTGAAAGTCCGGTTATGGCTGAAGAACTTGCGGCGGCTTTTCCTAATATGAAAACATTTAGCGTGAAAGGTATGGATGACGTTCATGCTACCGGAAAAATTGATTGGAATGAATTTGGATTTCACGCGCGTATCTTGAGTGTGAATGGTGATTTTTACATCGATCCATACTGTATCGGAAACATCAATGATTATATAAGTTACTATACCTTCGATTTCGAAAAAGATCCTTCACAAAAAATATCGGAAGTTATGCCACAGGATGATGGAGGAAGTCTCGATTTATTAAACGGACAAAAAAAATTGGGTGTTCCTTTTAATCCATCTTCTAAAACGGCTGCTGCTGCATGTGTCGGAGCACAGTTAAGAACATATCGCCTCGTAATAGCATGCACAGGGGAATACGCAAAGGCTGCTACTGGTTTGCAAGCTCCAACAGTTGCCCAAACTCTTGCAAAAATTATAACAAGTGTTAATCGTGTAAATCTCGTTTATGAAAAAGAAGTATCGGTGCGCTTGGTTCTTGTGGCAACTGAAACTATGGTAGTTTTTACTGATCCTGCAACCGACCCTTTCAATGGTAACAATAATTCTAATACACTTATTGGAGAAAGTCAAACCATTATCACAAACACAATAGGCTCAGCAAATTTTGATATTGGTCACACATTCAGCACTGGTGGTGGCGGTTTAGCGTATCCTGGTGTTGTATGCATTAATTCTAATAAAGCCCGTGGTATTACAGGAAGCGGTAGTCCCGTAGGAGACCCTTATGATATCGATTATGTGGCACATGAAATTGGGCACCAATTTGATGGAAGTCATACATTTAATGCCATTACAGGAAGCTGTAGCGGAAATAGGAACGCTTCCACGTCTATGGAACCGGGAAGTGGTGTTACCATTATGGGATACGCTGGAATTTGTTCTGCTAATAATTTGGCTACACACAGTATTGCAAATTTTCATGCAGTGAGCTACGACGAAATCGTAAACTTCACCAATTCAGGATCTGGCAACAGTTGCCCAGTTATTGCTGCTACTGGAAATAATCCACCTGTTGTAACAGTAGCCGGAAATTATACGATACCAAAGGGAACACCATTTGTATTAACAGGTAGCGCCACAGATATTGATGGAGATAAACTTTATTACTCTTGGGAAGAAATGGATAATGGAACAGGGGCTGGTGGAAACTGGAACTCCGGTTTAAAGCCTTATTTTCGTTCTTATGTTCCCGATAGTATTGCCATATCGGCTACTTCATATTCGCGTTATTTCCCAAAAAAATCAGTTGTTCTGAGTGGAAATTACACCGGAACCATCGGGGAATATTTACCGCAAACGGCGCAAATTTTAAAGTTTCGTCTAACTGCGCGCGATAACAAAACAGGCGGTGGTGGTGTTTGCAGCGACATAATGAATCTCACCATAGATGATGCAGGGCCTTTTACAGTTACTTACCCGAGTATAGCGGGGATTATCTGGGCAATGGGCTCACAAGAAATGGTTGTCTGGGATGTAAATTCAACGGATCAGGCGCCGGTAAGTTGTGATTCTGTTAGAGTTCTAATTTCTTATGATGGTGGAAATACCTATTCAACTCTTCAGTACTCAACGCTTAACAATGGTATTTTAAACTTAACAGTGCCAACTTTATCTGCAACAATCAACACTTGTCGCATAAAAGTGGAGGCTGCCGCCAATATTTTTTATGATATCAGCAATAATAATTTTACTATCTCTAATGGCACACCGGTAAATACTGTTGGCATTAAACAAGTTTCACAAGTTAATTCAATGGGTTTAAATGTATGGCCTAATCCTTTTACAAATAAATTAAATTTTACAGTTGCAAATCTCAACGCAAAAAACGCAACTCAGGTAAAAGTTATTGATGTACTTGGAAAAATTATTCAAGAATATAGCTACACAAACAAATCAGAGCTTAAAGAATCGATAGACCTTTCGGGCTTGAACAATGGTGTGTATTTTATCAAAGTACTTAACAACAATAATCAGTCTGTGCATAGAATTGTGAAGGACTAG
- a CDS encoding NAD kinase has protein sequence MTIAIYARSTKDNHAAYIEQMHNYLKAEGVDMIVYEPYYAYLKNTSEFDLELDTFYNSEELIAKAYYLICLGGDGTMLETVTFVRKSGIPILGVNTGRLGFLSQVNKDDLQKALQLLLREKFTLDKRELIEIGGCNNCFNDENYALNEFTIHKKDSSSMINIDTYVDGIFLNTYFADGLIVSTPTGSTAYSLSCGGPIMMPDSDNFIITPIAPHNLTVRPIVIPNNREIRFSVTGRYHDFNVSLDSRGAQIPTGSEIRIKKADFRLNLINLEGQNFFTTLRNKMMWGIDRRQ, from the coding sequence ATGACAATCGCCATATACGCTCGTTCGACTAAGGACAATCACGCTGCCTATATTGAACAAATGCATAACTACCTCAAGGCTGAAGGGGTTGATATGATTGTTTACGAGCCCTATTATGCCTACCTTAAAAATACTTCAGAATTTGATTTAGAACTCGATACCTTCTACAATTCAGAAGAACTCATTGCCAAAGCTTATTATCTTATTTGTTTGGGTGGTGATGGAACGATGTTGGAAACCGTTACGTTTGTTAGAAAATCGGGCATTCCGATTTTAGGAGTGAACACTGGTCGTTTAGGTTTTTTATCACAAGTAAATAAAGACGATCTTCAAAAAGCACTGCAACTTTTATTGCGCGAAAAATTCACTTTAGACAAAAGAGAATTAATTGAAATAGGTGGTTGTAACAATTGTTTCAACGATGAAAACTATGCATTAAATGAATTTACAATTCATAAAAAGGATAGTAGTTCGATGATTAACATTGATACGTATGTGGATGGTATTTTTTTAAATACCTATTTCGCAGATGGATTAATTGTTTCTACGCCAACCGGCTCTACTGCCTATTCGCTTAGTTGTGGCGGCCCCATTATGATGCCAGATTCAGATAATTTTATTATTACACCTATTGCACCGCACAATTTGACGGTTAGGCCTATTGTGATTCCTAACAATAGAGAAATCCGTTTTAGTGTTACCGGACGTTACCACGATTTTAATGTATCTCTTGATTCACGCGGTGCACAAATACCTACAGGCTCTGAAATTCGAATAAAAAAAGCCGATTTTAGATTAAACCTCATTAATCTTGAAGGTCAAAATTTCTTCACAACCTTACGTAATAAAATGATGTGGGGAATAGATCGAAGACAATAA
- a CDS encoding T9SS type A sorting domain-containing protein, with translation MRILLSIVIIFFLEPESFAQGGFRARCFSQGAITHVTKDVFEISPDKYFAGGISIDGNGVYALTLMGLNGSGQIQWTKKYGTTNLQYGNHPFNYRTFYKRDNYFFYAGAMIDSNQQIIGTLLKLDTIGNIVWQRFYRDSGMDVVPNILTGSTDSGFLLTGFFQSQTTTPTLLIKTDANGNELWRKIINKALPNVSDGRAILQDSASKKIIIAGNQYIGNQNSAATYNSLIILDSLGTTLSHINFNATGGLMDLIQTRDKKFVVTGATRSSDGFNNYYTSYARKFDVNQPNTPLWTIYGFDKVSQLNWFSSVMEFSNGDLLLAGSTDSLLEIDNRHNNLSRFVRINHTTGKVIWKKYYDYAANDSINNNILITCVNPTSDGGWITSLRKTDPGNNPMFYVKYDSTGCDTTTAYCLNLTGLNKINKENESITVYPNPTNGLLNLNFPIDFSSIKKISIRILNIAGAELINKTITTSDFKESTFKLDLETFENGIYFLEVFNDGKHITTRKIIKE, from the coding sequence ATGCGTATATTATTATCAATAGTAATTATTTTCTTTCTTGAACCTGAGTCCTTTGCTCAAGGTGGTTTTAGAGCACGCTGTTTTTCTCAAGGCGCAATAACACATGTAACAAAAGATGTTTTTGAAATCTCACCCGATAAATATTTCGCTGGAGGTATTTCGATCGACGGAAATGGTGTTTACGCCTTAACATTAATGGGTCTAAATGGATCGGGACAAATTCAATGGACAAAAAAATACGGGACCACAAATCTACAATACGGTAACCATCCTTTTAATTACAGAACCTTTTACAAAAGGGATAATTATTTTTTTTATGCCGGGGCTATGATAGATAGTAATCAGCAGATTATTGGAACCTTGCTGAAACTTGATACGATAGGCAACATTGTTTGGCAGAGATTTTATCGTGATTCAGGTATGGATGTAGTTCCAAACATATTAACGGGTAGCACTGATAGTGGATTTTTACTCACCGGTTTTTTTCAAAGTCAAACCACAACGCCAACATTGCTAATAAAAACAGATGCCAATGGCAATGAACTTTGGCGAAAAATTATAAATAAAGCGTTACCCAATGTAAGCGATGGCAGAGCTATTCTTCAAGATAGTGCCAGTAAAAAGATAATTATCGCGGGTAATCAATACATTGGCAATCAAAACAGCGCTGCTACCTATAATAGTTTAATTATTCTCGATAGCCTTGGAACTACTTTATCGCATATAAATTTTAATGCAACGGGAGGATTAATGGACTTGATTCAAACGCGGGACAAAAAATTTGTGGTTACAGGCGCTACCCGCAGTAGTGACGGTTTTAACAACTATTACACTTCCTACGCCCGAAAGTTTGATGTGAATCAACCTAATACACCACTATGGACTATTTATGGCTTTGATAAAGTTTCACAACTCAATTGGTTTAGTTCTGTTATGGAATTTTCAAATGGAGATTTGCTTTTGGCGGGATCTACTGACTCTTTGCTTGAAATAGACAACCGGCATAATAACTTATCCAGGTTTGTAAGAATTAACCATACAACAGGTAAAGTAATCTGGAAAAAATATTACGATTACGCAGCGAATGATTCCATTAATAATAATATTTTAATAACCTGCGTAAACCCCACCAGTGATGGTGGTTGGATTACTTCCCTTCGCAAAACTGACCCAGGCAACAACCCAATGTTTTATGTAAAATATGATAGTACAGGTTGTGATACAACAACAGCTTATTGTTTAAACCTAACAGGATTAAACAAAATTAATAAAGAGAATGAAAGTATTACTGTTTATCCTAATCCAACAAACGGCCTGCTAAATCTGAATTTTCCAATTGATTTCTCCTCCATTAAAAAAATAAGTATTCGCATTTTAAATATCGCTGGAGCAGAACTAATAAATAAAACAATTACAACATCAGACTTTAAAGAATCAACCTTTAAACTTGATTTGGAAACTTTTGAAAATGGAATTTATTTTCTCGAGGTTTTTAATGATGGAAAACACATAACAACCCGAAAAATAATTAAAGAATAA
- a CDS encoding T9SS type A sorting domain-containing protein — translation MKDLLGKRIYTNFINKNDKLYVPLTELNNGIYLLSLTKSNNEIIYRTKLIKQN, via the coding sequence TTGAAAGACTTGTTGGGAAAGAGAATTTACACTAACTTTATTAATAAGAACGATAAATTATACGTACCCTTAACTGAATTAAACAATGGTATATATTTATTAAGTCTTACAAAATCCAATAACGAAATTATTTATAGAACGAAACTAATAAAGCAGAATTAA
- the selD gene encoding selenide, water dikinase SelD, which produces MSESENKIALTQYAHGAGCGCKIAPQVLQEILNGSVKQNENKNLLVGNGSNDDAAVYDLGNGTALISTTDFFMPIVDDPFDFGRVASANAISDVYAMGGTPTLALAILGWPVNKLSPDLAKKVLDGARTVCNEAGIPLAGGHSIDTLEPMFGLSVNGLINIKDLKKNNTAQEGDFLFLTKAIGAGILSTAQKRNVLLEEDKITLVNQLTSLNSIGEKLGKISGVTAMTDVTGFGLLGHLIEMAEGSKLTAQINYNLIPKIKSLASYLSQGTIPDATFRNWNAYQKKVHFGENVNVAEAFSVLPDPQTNGGLLFTVNKNALAEIKALFAENGLDDFTKPIGQMVKKVEKVILVEN; this is translated from the coding sequence ATGTCTGAATCAGAAAATAAAATTGCTCTTACCCAATACGCTCACGGTGCTGGATGCGGTTGTAAAATAGCACCACAGGTATTGCAAGAGATTTTGAATGGTAGCGTTAAGCAAAACGAAAATAAAAATCTTCTTGTTGGAAACGGGAGCAATGACGATGCTGCAGTGTATGATCTTGGAAATGGAACGGCACTTATTTCTACTACCGATTTTTTTATGCCAATTGTTGATGATCCTTTTGATTTTGGAAGAGTCGCCTCAGCAAATGCCATAAGTGATGTCTACGCGATGGGAGGCACACCAACATTGGCACTTGCGATACTGGGTTGGCCAGTAAATAAATTATCACCCGATCTTGCTAAAAAAGTTCTCGATGGTGCAAGAACAGTATGTAACGAAGCTGGAATTCCTTTAGCTGGGGGACATAGTATTGATACACTTGAGCCCATGTTTGGTCTTTCGGTTAACGGTTTAATTAATATCAAAGACCTCAAAAAAAATAATACGGCACAGGAAGGCGATTTTCTTTTTCTTACTAAAGCAATTGGTGCCGGTATATTGTCGACTGCGCAAAAAAGAAATGTGTTACTGGAAGAAGATAAAATTACTTTGGTAAATCAATTAACGTCATTAAACTCTATCGGCGAAAAGCTTGGGAAGATCTCTGGTGTAACAGCAATGACGGATGTAACAGGTTTTGGTTTATTAGGACATTTAATCGAGATGGCCGAAGGAAGTAAGTTAACAGCGCAAATAAATTATAATTTGATTCCAAAAATAAAATCTCTGGCAAGTTACTTAAGTCAAGGAACCATTCCCGATGCAACTTTTAGAAATTGGAATGCCTATCAGAAAAAAGTACATTTTGGAGAAAATGTAAATGTAGCAGAAGCATTTTCTGTTTTACCCGATCCTCAGACAAATGGTGGTTTGCTATTTACAGTAAACAAAAATGCTTTAGCTGAAATAAAGGCATTGTTTGCTGAAAATGGTCTTGATGATTTTACTAAACCCATTGGCCAAATGGTCAAAAAAGTCGAAAAAGTAATTCTGGTTGAGAATTAA
- the mnmH gene encoding tRNA 2-selenouridine(34) synthase MnmH gives MPISKLNIEEFLELGESAPIFDVRSPSEYSHAHIPKAISFPIFTDEERKIIGTAYKQESRETAIKIGLNSFGKNMVRMVEEAEKRVKTVGNPERIVGVHCWRGGMRSAAIAWLLDLYGFEVYLLGGGYKSYRHWVLNQFEKKYPLRILSGYTGSDKTGILCELKKNKHPVIDLEGLASHKGSAFGNLEMKMQPSQEYFENLLATELDNVSKKFPAEAIWLEGESQRIGHVNIPLIFYKNMRLQTQLFLDVPFEERLAFITEHYGKYEKEKLINAIIRIKKKLGGLETKIAVNALLEDDLKTCFTVLLKYYDKLYHKSSSKGTADERKIIYIQSNTIEIKSNIEKIIQHV, from the coding sequence GTGCCAATCAGCAAATTAAATATAGAAGAGTTTTTAGAATTGGGTGAAAGCGCGCCAATTTTCGATGTTAGGAGTCCGAGTGAGTATTCTCATGCACACATTCCTAAAGCTATTTCTTTTCCAATATTCACAGACGAAGAAAGAAAAATAATTGGTACGGCTTATAAGCAAGAAAGCCGCGAAACGGCCATAAAAATAGGGCTCAACTCTTTTGGAAAGAACATGGTTCGGATGGTGGAAGAGGCGGAAAAAAGAGTTAAAACAGTAGGAAATCCTGAACGAATTGTTGGAGTGCATTGTTGGCGTGGAGGTATGAGAAGCGCAGCAATTGCATGGCTGCTCGATCTTTATGGATTTGAGGTGTACCTTCTTGGCGGTGGTTATAAATCATACAGGCATTGGGTATTAAATCAATTTGAAAAAAAATACCCTTTACGCATTTTAAGTGGATATACAGGAAGTGATAAAACAGGCATTCTTTGTGAACTTAAAAAAAACAAGCATCCTGTAATTGATCTTGAAGGACTAGCGTCTCACAAAGGATCCGCGTTTGGAAACCTGGAAATGAAAATGCAACCGAGTCAGGAGTATTTTGAAAACCTACTCGCCACAGAACTGGATAACGTATCTAAAAAATTTCCCGCAGAGGCTATTTGGTTAGAAGGAGAAAGTCAAAGGATCGGTCATGTTAACATTCCACTCATTTTTTACAAGAACATGCGCTTGCAAACGCAACTATTTTTAGATGTTCCTTTTGAAGAACGCTTAGCGTTTATTACAGAGCACTATGGAAAATACGAAAAAGAAAAACTCATCAATGCCATTATTCGAATTAAAAAGAAATTAGGTGGACTGGAAACTAAAATAGCCGTTAACGCTTTATTAGAGGACGATCTTAAAACTTGCTTCACAGTGCTACTGAAGTATTATGATAAACTATACCATAAAAGTTCGAGTAAAGGGACGGCTGATGAAAGAAAAATCATTTACATCCAAAGCAACACGATTGAAATAAAATCAAACATAGAAAAAATTATACAGCATGTCTGA